In Thermothelomyces thermophilus ATCC 42464 chromosome 5, complete sequence, the sequence TTCCTGCGCAACCTCAGCCCGGACGACGCGGTCGGCGTCCACTACGAGTTCGGCGACATGCGCCTCGACCTGGCCAAGCTGGACCGGGAGAGCCACCTGTTCGTGAACGACCCCAGGGCCGAGTACTCTGTCTGCGGCCCGGAGCCCTTCATGCTCGACGTCCGCTCCGCCCTGGTCTCCCTCGGGGTTGACCGGAGCAGGATCTTCCTCGAGCTGTTCGGGACCGGCGGGGTCTCCGATTAAAAGGCTGGTGGAGTTGTCGATTTGGTGCCAGGTCAAAATCCCCTAGAAACGGCGGAACGGCGGACGGTAACTACTTACCTAGTTTATGGGCGACATGACATGGGATGGATGTGGAGTAATTAGGTGTTTCTGGAGCCAACGGGATTTGTTTTTGATGATATCGTTTCCTCAGCCGTTTGTTCTAGACGTCTTCGAGGGAACATAGCGAGCGATTCATTGGTGTAAATAGATATCAAACCATACAGTTCTCTCTCCTCTCATCCAATAATTATATAGCTGGACTATCCCGTTCCTTATTTCCATACCTCTCAATCAACATAAGGTAATGACGCGATGCTCGACTCTTTTTTCGATTAATTTATGCAACGTGTGCCACAGTGTATCTCCTACCCTCCAACAGTTTCCATCTGCCAGCGTCTGTTGATTAATTAAATACTAAATCAGTCCTGGCAGGGGAGTGGTTATAAACCCATTAGCAATTTCTGCGAGTTTTGTCCGTGTTGGTCTTCTTGCGGCAGAACCGCTAGACCAAAAGGCGAGCGAGCGCAAGTCCACCGCCGAAGACACCAAAAATGATGGAGCACAATTTCCGGCTGAGATATTGGGTAGACAGGTCCTGTTTCGGAGAGAAGCCCAACACTCGAGATGCCAGGTTCTAGCCGGCTAGCGTTTGCAGCCCACACACATCTTCCATCTCTTGTAATTAGAGATGATCAGACACACAAGTGAGTAAGGAGAGTGCAGAGTCCATTGGCTACGCGGACCTGAGCGCGGAGAAGGCGTCACTGAATTACCACATGACCACCAATGGTAGACGCGTATAATTCATATTTTTTTCTGGCCGTGACCGCATCAGGGAAGTGTGATAAACGCGTCAGGTAAGACTTGATCGTTCTTGGGAGATGATTAATTACACAGAACTGCTttagcaacaacagcagtaGCCGCCTATCACCATCCCTTGAGATCGGGCTCCTCCTCTAGGCTCTCTCCAAATCTATCTCTTGCTACAAATATCAGCCAaggtaaaaaaaaagaaaagaaaaaagaagaaaagaaaagaaaaaggacaCTGTGTAGATTAGTCTCCTATTCCTATATTCATATCACAAATAGGTCTCGCGCGTTTGCCATTCTTCTACCACTGGTCCAAGCAGAGTGTGGCTCCTTCCTTCGTCTCAACTCATCAGCAGTGTCACCGGGAAAAAGTCTGCTCTGTCCTAGACAAGATGAACAGACTCGCTGTTCTTTATTTTTGTTTACATGTTCGCCTTGATGCCACTGCAATTAGCCAGGGCGATTGTGAGCCAACAAAGGCGTGCCATCTCCTCGCCTTCTCCCTCCTCTCTTcctctcttcctcctccatccACCTCAACCATCACAACACCAGATCTGCTTTTTCTAGTTGCGCAATGCAAAGCGAGTTTGTTCTTAAGTCGTCATCTGCTGTGTTAAGCAATCACTTGCATTCTCTCAATTTTCTGTTCGTTCAGCGATTCTGTCTCATCAGcgcctctttttttttttttctctgtTCGACCCGATTTCTGACCGCTCTTCTGTTCCGTTTGCGCTGGCAAAGTTCGGAAGCGGACGACTTTATGGCATACAAGACTCCCATCTCGGAGCCTATCGCCATCGTCGGGGCAGCTTGTCGCTTCGCCGGGGGCGCCACCACGCCGTCACGCTTGTGGCAGCTCCTCGAGAAGCCAATGGATTTGAGCCAGGAGATTCCTGCCTCAAGGTTCAACGTCAAGGTAGGCGGAAAGCGCTGTGATCATTCTCAATTGCGTCTTCCGCCTCGTTGAGCACCCATATCTGACGAGCACAGGCGTTCTATCATCCCGACGGAGAGTACCATGGCACTACCAACTCCCCCAAGGCGTATTTTATTGACCAAGACCACCGGGTCTTTGACGCGGCCTTCTTCAACATCTCTCCCAAAGAGGCCGAGGCCATTGATCCTCAGCAGCGCATGCTGCTCGAGGTCGTGTACGAGGCGCTCGAGTCCGCCGGCTACTCGCTTCACCAGTACACTGGCGAGAAGGTCGCTGTTTTCGCCGGGCTCATGACAGGCGACTTCGACTCTCTCTCTCAGCGCGACGAGCTCGACACCAGCCAGTACTACGCCACTGGCAACGCGCGATCGATCCTGTCCAACCGCATCTCGTACTTTTTCAACTTTGCGGGGCCCTCCATGACCATTGACACTGCTTGCTCCTCCAGCTTGGTCGCTCTTCACCAAGCCATCCTAAGCTTGCGCTCCGGGGAGTGCAAGATGGCCTGCGTCGCCGGCGCCAATCTCATCCTGACTCCCGAGAACTTTATCGCCGAGTCGAATCTTCACATGCTCAGCCCCACGGGCCACTGTCGCATGTGGGATGCTGCCGCTGATGGGTACGCCCGCGGCGAAGGTGTCGCCGCCATGTTCATCAAGCCCTTGAGCCAAGCCCTCGCCGACGGTGATCACATCGTGGCCATCATCCGCGAGACCGGCGTCAACTCGGACGGCCGCTCTCGGGGAATCACGATGCCCAACTGGGAAGCCCAGTCACGCCTGATCCAGGACACCTACCGGCGCACCGGTCTAGATCCCGAGGCTCCCGAGGATCGCTGCCAGTATTTCGAAGCCCACGGTACTGGAACCATCGTCGGCGATCCCAACGAGGCGCGCGCGATCGAGGACGCTTTTTTTGGCCAGCACAAGAGTTCCGCCTCCGACGTCAAGCTTCTAGTCGGCTCTGTCAAAACCGTGATCGGCCACACTGAAGGCGCTGCCGGCCTTGCCGGCCTTTTGAAGGTGGTGGAGAGCATGCATCACGGCACGGTGCCGCCGAATCTGCATCTCGACAAGCTCAACCCTGACGTTGAGCCGTACTACAGCCACCTGTTCGTCCCTACTTCGGCTGTCGCTTGGCCCGACGTTCCGGTCGGACAGCCCAGGCGCGGAAGCGTCAACTCGTTTGGCTTTGGAGGTACCAACGCCCATGCTATCGTAGAGCAGTACGTGCCCGCGGTGCATGATCCTATCGCCCTTTCTTATCGCCCGGGCCTCAAGACCCCGACGCCCTCCGATCGACTCCGTGGCGCAGAGCACGGCCAGGTGTGTCTGCCGCTTCTTCTTTCGGCGCCCTCTCAGAAGTCGCTGGTGGCCGTAGCCAAAGCATACCGTGATCATCTCATTCAGGGACCCGCGCACAGCATCCAAGAACTTGCTTGGCACACCTATGCCCGACAGACAGCTTTCCCCTTCCGCCTTGCTGTTTCTGGTCTCTCCTTGTCCGGACTCGTCAACAAGCTCGACACCTTGATCGCCGAATCCAAGGACTACCCAAACGCGGACACCCTCGGCACTCGGGCCCGGCTCAGGGATGAGCAGCCCAAGATCCTTGGCGTCTTCACCGGTCAGGGTGCCCAGTGGGCCACGATGTCTCGCGGACTCTTCCTCTCGTCCAAGGTCTACGCAGACACCATCCGGTCGCTGGATGCTATCCTGCGGACGTGCCCGGAGCCCCCTTCGTGGACGCTGGAGAACGAGATCATGGCCGACGCGCCCTTCTCCAGGATCTCGGAGGCGTCCATTTCGCAGCCTCTTTGCACGGCCGTTCAGCTCGCGCTGACTGAGCTTCTTCGCTCTCTCGGCATCACCTTCCACACCGTCCTGGGCCACTCCTCTGGCGAGATTGCCGCGGCATACGCAGCAGGTAGAATCTCTCTTGGCGACGCCATGCTGATTGCTTACTACCGCGGTTTGGGTGTTGACATGGCCCGTGGCGCCGACAATGCCAGGGGCGGCATGGTTGCGGTCGGCCTATCCAGGACGGAGGCAGAAGAGCTGTGCGCGAGACCGGAGTATCTTGACCGGCTTTGGGTCGCAGCCAGCAACGCGCCCGCCAGCACTACGCTCTCTGGCGACGTCGATGCTGTTGGACAGGTCCGTGAGGAGTTGACAAAACAGGGAAAGTTCGCCCGTGTTCTCTTCGTGGACACGGCTTATCATTCCCCGCGCATGGAGGGCCCTTCAGCCAAGTACGTCGAGGCCCTGAAGGGTTGTGGCATCACTCCGCTGGCTGGTAACAATACCATCTGGGTGTCGAGCATGCTTGGCCAGGGGCAGCCCTCACGAGCCGAGCTGGCCGCAAACTACTGGAAAGAAAACATGGTGCGGCCGGTGCTTTTCTACGAGGCCGTCGCTGCCGCTTTGGATACTCATGGTCCCTTCGATTGTGCCATTGAGGTTGGGCCGCACCCAGCCTTGAAGAGCCCGGTCATGCAGACCGTCAAGACCGTCATGACGGTCGAGAAGGCTTCATCCATCATCCCGTACTCTTCCCTGCTCCACCGCAAGTTGGACGATCGTGAGGCATTTGCGGATTTCCTCGGCTGGATGTGGACGCACTTTGGATCGTCCAGCCCTCAGATTCGCCAGTTCGTCTCGGGTTCTCTGCAGCCAGAGCTTGTGAACTCCCGGGTTGTGAACACGCCGTCCTACCCATGGAATCACTCCCAGAAGTTCTACAGGGAATCGCGCATCTCCCGCCAGTATCACTTCAAAGTCGATAGGCCCCACGAACTTCTTGGCGTCCGAACCCGTGACGACAATAAGCACCAACTCAGGTGGCGCAACATTCTCAGTTATCACAAACTGCCCTGGGCCAAACATCACAGCTTCCAGGGTCAGGCACTGCTTCCGGCTTCGGCGTATCTAGTTATGACCCTGGATGCGGCACGCATTGCGCTGGCTGGTCGACAAGCTTCCGTCGTTGAACTACGCAATCTCGAGTTTCACAGCGGCATCATCCTTGAGCCAGACACGTTCGGTGTGGAAATCCTGTTCAACTTGTCCATCGAGCGCGAGTTCCCAAACGCCATCGATGCGTCATTCACGCTGACCTCTGTCATCGCGGGCGGCAGCTCGGACATGAAGAAGAACTTTAGCGGCAGCCTCACCATCGCCCTCGGGAATCCCTCCTCAGACGCTCTCCCGGCCCGGCCGGCAAGCCGTGCTGAAACGTTGCACGCCAACCCTGACGCCTTTTACGACATGATGGCCAGTACCGGACTCGTGTACAGTTCCGCCTTTCGCGGTCTGCAGACTTTGGAGAGGCGCTACAACTTCGCTTCCGGCACGCTGAAGAAGTACCACGATGAAGACACCACCTCGTTGAGCATCAGCCCGGCTACGCTAGATAGCTGCCTGCAGACCGCATTCGTCACCGTCTCGTCCCCGGGTGACAATGCGATATGGGGCGCCTTTCTTCCGTTGGAGATCGGGTGCGTCCGCTTCAGCTTGGCCACTTGCACCATCCAAGATCGCGACCGAGACCGGCTTGTGGTTGATGCTTACCTGACCAACGCGACGCCTGCCACCGAGCAAACCGCTGCGTCCTACACGGCCGATATCGAGATCTTTAACCCCAAAGGAGACATGGAGATCCAGATCCAGGGCCTCACTGTCGGCTGCGTCGGCTTGACCAGTGCCGAAGATGACTATGAGCTCTATCTCACCACCAGGTTCGATACCGATCCGGACTATGAGATTGTTTCTTCAGGGCCAATTGACCAGGCCGCGACGAACCCGAACCTGGTTAAGAGCTGCGAGCGGGTTGCGGCCCTCTACTCCAGCCAGACACCTACCCTCCACCATCGTTCTTTGGGTTTGTGGCTGGGCCAGACCAAGACTCCCAGGCCGCCGAAGCCGTGGGGAGCTGAGACGGAGGAGACGTTGGACAGCTTCATCCGCACGTCTCCTTACTTCGTCACCCTTGACTTCATTCGCGAGCTGGGCAAGAACCTCCCGGACGTCCTGGTCGGAATGTTGCCTGCGATCATGGAAGAGGCGCACCAACTCGTCGCATTCCAACAGCATGTATCCAGGGTTGTCACGCAGATCTCGCACAAATACCCCCGGATGAGTGTTTTGGGACTTCTGGACACTGATATGGGCTTGACCGAGCATGTGCTGACCGGCTTGAATGATTCTTTCACCTCGTACCGCCTCGGATTGGAGCCAGAGAGGAACCTGGACGCTCGTATCCCGCTTAACGACCCTATCAGGCGGAAGATTCTGGTAAAAGGGATTGATCTGAATGCCACTGAACCGGAAGAGAATTCACGGTATGACCTCGTGCTGCTTACGTCTTCCATCATCGATCCCCAGAAGACCGCAAGCACGCTTCGGCTAGTCGGGCGCATGATGCGCCCCGGAGCCTTCTTGATGCTCGTCAATGTATCTCGAAGCCCGCTAAAGGACAGGATTCGGCGCTACGCCGGTATTTCGACTGGCTCAGACGTCCTTCCTTCTCCGCCGGACTGGCCGGATCTTCTCGATTCATGCGGATTTGGGTACTCGATGAAGAACGGGAACCAGTACTACCCTCCCGGGTTTTCACTCATCATCCGCCACTCCGATTCTACCGAGAAGATATCGCTGCTCAACCCTTTCGCTAATTTGGGCCATTCACTCCTCTCTGACCGCCTGCTAGTTGTCGGTGGAAAGAAGAAGTCAACGGCACTCATCTCATCATCCATCTGTTCCGCTCTTGCGCCCCGATGCGGTGGTCTTGACCAAGCCGAGACGCTTGAGTGGGTTGATGTTGAGTACGCGGCATCCTTCTCGGCGGTAATCATCCTCAGCGACGTAGATGAGCCCATTCTGGCCACCATGACGAACAAACGAATGGAGGCTCTCCGGGCACTCTTCAAACCGCAGATGACCGTCCTCTGGGTCACCCACAACGCTCGGTTCCTCAACCCAGACCACGCGGCGTCGTTTGGGTTCACCCGCACCCTGGCTGCAGAGGTTCCCGGACTCATCCTGCAGATGCTCGATCTCACCACCGCCGACACTGCGACGGCCTCGGTGGCCATCACGGAGACCTTTGCCCGGCTCGTCAAGCATAGCCTGGCTCACCGCCCGAGTGGGAGCGGGCCGCTTTGGATCAACGAGCCCGAGATCCACTTGGAAGACGGTCATCGGCTTGTTCCGCGCGTTGTGCCGTGGAAAGAGGGTAACAACCGGGTAAACGCCTTCCGCAGGGTCGTGAAGAAGACTGTAAACACCCTGGAGAAAACCGTACGCATTGTGGAATCAGCGCCGTCTGGAGAGCACAGCACGTATTACCATATCGAAGCCGAGCAGCTCGTGGCCCCGGCTGCCGAGACTGGAAAGCTGATGATTCAGGTTGACTACAGCACCGTGCAGGCCATCAGGATCGGACGTTTGTCTTTGCACCTCTGCGTCGGACATCACCCAGAGACCGGGAAGCTGTACGCGGCCGTGTCGGAGAAGAATGCGTCTAACATTGCTGTCCCACCGACAAGTGCGATCGAGATCGACAAAACCGCAATCGACCAATCGCTGTTCCTTGCATATCTGGCTCGCTATACTACAGCTCTCAACATTGCTAGCGCAGCACAAGGTTTTCCTATTCTTTTGGTCGAGGCGGACTCCATGTTCCATCAGTGTCTCAAGGAGTTTCTCGGAGAGGACAGCACGAAGCTCCGTGCCTGCTCGAGCGACCTTACTCGGTGCACGAACATGCCTGAAACGATCTACCTCCATTCCCGCTCGCCGATGCGGGATGTGAAGGCTTTGTATCCTCCTGAGGGAGCTTGGGTGCTCGACATGTCCACAGGCTCGAGCCAGCTTTCTCATCTGCTCATGCAGACCATGCCAAGGAATTGCAGATACACAGCCTGCAAGGCCCTTCTCGGGACCAACCGTCTCACAAGCGATGAGAAAGACGCATACTCTGCAAAGTTTTGGGACAAGGCCGTGGCTCTTTCTCTTGCCAAAGCAGAGTCTCGTGAAACCGCTCCTGCTCCCGCCCTGACGACGATCAGTGACTTGCTTCGAGCCGAAGAGCCTAGCCCACCCTTCTGTCTTGTCGACTGGAAGTCTGACCGTTTAGCGTCGCAGACGGTCAAGCCGTTGGCCGGAACGGGCCTGCTGAGCCCGACAAAGACGTATGTCCTCGTCGGCTTGACTCGCGACTTTGGCCAGAGCCTGTGTAGGCTGTTCATTCAGCAAGGTGCACGCCACATTGTACTCTGCAGTCGAAATCCGCCCAAGACGCAGCCGAACTGGCAGACCGAGACGATGGCCAAGGGCATCAATGTTCGCTTCGAAACGCTCGACGTTACCAGCCTGGAGCAAGTCCTGGAACTCAAGGCCAAGCTATCCGAGACCCTCCCTCCGGTGGGTGGCGTGGTCAACGGCGCCATGGTCCTCGAAGACGGCGTCTTCTCGCAAATGTCTCTCGACACCTTCCACCGGGTCATGAAGCCAAAGACAATCGGGTCCAGGAACCTTGACCAAGCCTTCAGCGCGGCCGACATGGACTTTTTCATCATGACCTCCTCCTTTGCCGCGATCGGCGGCCACGCGGGCCAGAGCAACtacgccgccgccaacaTGTACATGAACGGTCTCGCGGCctcccgccggcgccgcggccTCCCGGGCTCCGTCCTCAACATCGGCGTCATCTACGGCCTGGGCTTCCTGCACCGCGAGAAGGGTTGCCTCTACCAAGGTCTCGAGCGCGAGGGCTACCCGCCCATCTCGGAGCGCGACATCCACCACATGTTTGTCGAGGCCATCGTCGCGGGCAAGCCCACAGGGCCCGGCCGGCAGcgggcggaggaggaagtCTACGACATCACCACGGGCCTGCGACGCTTTCCCGCCAGCAGCCCCACCCTGCATTGGCACCACGACCCGCGCTTCGGCCATCTCAACACGCGGCGCGACGACcacgatgacgatgatgacgtCTTCTCGGGCGCGCCGCGCACCGTCGCGAACGCCAGCACCGCCGCCGGGGCCTCTGCCGCCTGGGCCGCCGGCTCCCACCACAAGAATGACGAGGGCAGCCTGCGGCAGCGGCTCGACGCCGCTACCACCCACGACGAGCTCGTCGACGTGCTGGAGCCGGCCTTCGTCGCCCGCCTGCGCCGGCAGCTGCAGCTGGAGccggacgccgccgccggcgccgcacAGGCGGACGAGGCGccgggcagcggcagcgtgACGGCGGAGCACAGCATCGTCGACCTGGGCGTGGACTCGCTCGCGGCGCTGAGCATGCGGGCGTGGGCGTGGAAGGCGCTGGGCCAGGACGTGGCGGCCATGAAGCTCCTGAGCGGGGCGACGGTCGCGGAGCTGTGTCGGGAGATTGCCGGCGGCATCTTGGAGGGTCGGAAGGCGGCCCGGGAGAGGAGCGAGCAGATCGGCGAGGCGGACGATGGCGccgctgcggctgcggctgcggctgcggctgtcGAGGAGAACGGGAGCGAGGTTGTTGTTGCGACGCCCGGCTCTCTTACGACTATTACTACTGCCTCTTTTGTTTCTGGCAGCGTGCGAGAGACTACGGAGTCTACTGCGGTTTCCGTTTCCTCAAATACGGAGGAGAATAGTCAGGTGGAAGGAAGATGCGGGCGGCGATGTTGCGGAGAGGTAATATACTAATTATGGTCCAGCTTCGGGTATTGGCATGGTGTTGGTATTTGGGGACTTGACGATTGGGGCATTCAAAATTTCCTGCTTTTTGTCGGAGTATCGGTGGTGAAGATTGGACGGAGAACTTGACATTTCGGGGTCGGTTGTAAGGATAGATGGTCGGGTTGGACACAGATCCTCTTCGTGCTTTTTCTCATTCCATTCGCGGGAGGAGACTTCTTTGCGACTCTGGTCATGGACATGGGGGAACTGACTTGGACATGTATGTACCGGTGCATAATACCAAGCGGAGGACCGCCAGTGTTATTAGATGGGCGGATCGGTCCGTCCGGTTGGTTTCCCGCTGTAGGGTATTAAAACGGATTGATATGGTGTACCGTAACTGATTATCTTCGCCGAGTGACATGCCTCGATGGGTCACTCCATTGATGAGTTGTGCTCCCGCAGGGTGTCTCGGAGTCAGGAATGATGGATTACCTGACTCACTTCCTCTCGGACCCCTCTCATGAACGTGTTGTACAAATGTGCATCTGcaggatgtatgtacatacctttCTAACTACGTGTCTGAGGCACAATAAATTGACGCGATATCGGAAGCGGTTGGAGCTTGGCTGACCCTTCCACCGGCAATTCCTAATAGGGTTTCCCGGtcttggtgctgctgcttATCACAGTAGCTGGCTGCATCTTGGCGAAGCTGAGATATTACTGGCCTCTACCGACCCACCATCGATATTTGTAAACACAGTGCAAGAGTTCCCTGGGCTTCGAGTCTGCTTTGTAGGGGGAGGAGTCAAAGTCCTGCGGCTAAGTTCCGCAGAGAGACACCCGAAAAAAGGGACCTTTGGTGCGGGGTCAGGGTCTGGACTCGACTCTTCCTGCAGTTGACTTTCCCGAAATGCTGTGCTTCTGGGGCCCCGCGTTTTCATTGCCCCACGACGTCACCTCGTGATCTCTCAATCCAATTCCCGGATTCGCTCCTGCACGTCGCCGGGCGGCCGACGGCGACGTGCCTGGATAATCACTTCCTGTCCGGTGGAACTCAAGAAGTACCATCAAAAGTAGGATGAGGGGGTTGATTCTGTTCTCGGAGCACCCTGTATGTATCTACCTGACTCTGCTGTACCTTTCCGTTGTTAATTAAGGGTTGGAGAAGCTGTTACTTGACCAAAGCAATATAAAGTAACGCTTTGTTGGGGGGAGGGCACAATGGGAAGAAGTTAAGGAaaggggaagaggaagaaaagCAGAAAATCGGGAAGCTCAACAAATGTGTGGGAAAAATACTAGAGCACAGTGTCTTCAGTAAGGCACTCGCTCGACTTGTGGGGAAATTGAATACAGAGCTCACCAACTCCCCGGTCTTAACCTTCCGCGTCTACCTAGTGTTCAAGTAGAAACAGTGTGAAACAGTGAGTACCTCCGCTAAACCGACTACGCTGTAATCCACGTTGCGCAGGGCAGGTGTTGTGTCACCGAACAGGGCAACTCCGCTCGCTGCCTACCCGCATCGCGCTTTCCCCTTCTTCCCCTCAACAGAAGCTGCTGCTCTCTCTCCGGTCAAGGCATCCATTACTTATTAATATTTCCCGAACAACCCCATCCTGACTCCCCGCAACACCAATGCGAACTCCCCGGTTTCAATTACAACCTGAGCGACGACAAGGACTACAATCAATCAacatcagcagcagcagcagcagtagcagcACCAACAGCACAGTACAAGCACAAGTGAGTTGACAGCGCCAATCACCAACCCGCACAATGACAATCCCCCCATCGGAACGCGTCGTCCCCGGCTCTGTCAACCTGGCCCCGGCCCCCTGGCCCGCCTCTGCCACCACTCCAGCCGTCTCCGTCGACGCCCCGCGCGTCGCGGCTGACCTGGTGGCCGCCCTCAACACCGCCCTCGCTGGTGGCAACTacgccgctgctgccgacCTGTTCCTGCCCGACCCTGGCCCGGCCAATGGAGATGGCGCGTCTCCATCGTCCTTCTGGCGCGATCATCTCGTGCTCTCGTGGCGGCTGCGCACGCTCAAGGGGCGCGACAAGATCCGGGAATTCTTGGAGGCTCAGCTCGGCGGCCCTGGGGGTGGAAAGGTGGTTCGGTTCCAAGTGGATTCGTCGAGCGAGTTCCGTCGGCCGCAGACGGCCGAGTTCCGGCCGCTGGGCGGGGTGACGGGGGTGCAGTTCTTCGTCAGGGTCGAGAGGGAGGACGGGGTGGCCGGGCGTGTTGGACGGGGAGTGGTCCGGATGGTGGAAGCAGAGCCCGGGGTCTGGAAGGTATGGACCTTGTTCACCACGCTGGAGGAGGTGAAGGGGTCGGAGGAGAGGAAGGGCGAGAGGAGGGAACGGGGCGTGCAGCATGGAGCAATAGGAGGGAGGCGGAATTGGGCCGAGAGAAGGAGGGCCGAGAGCGAGTTTGTCGGCACGGAACCCGTGGTCTTGATTATTGGTCAGTCTCGACTCTCCTTTATCCCCGCTCaccccctttttctttctcACTCTTTCTCTTTCTGTGAGGTATGAGGTTGAAGATAGTGATGCTGACTGTGCGCAGGTGCTGGCCAGGGAGGTTtgaccgccgccgcgcggCTCAAGATGCTTGGAATTCCGGCCTTGATCATTGACAAAAACAGCGCTGTTGGAGACAATTGGCGCAAGCGTTACCACCAGCTCGTGCTGCACGACCCTGTCTGGTATGACCACATGCCATATGTTCCATTCCCCGACTTCTGGCCCATCTTCACCCCGAAGGACAAGCTTGCGGACTGGTTCGAAGCGTACGTCAAGGCCCTCGAGCTCAATGTGTGGACCGAGTCAGAGATGGTGTCCTCTTCCTGGAATGACGCCAAACAGCTTTGGGCGGTACAGATCAAGCGCGCTCGCGCCAGTGGTCAAGAGATTAGGACTTTCCACCCGAAGCACATCATCATTGCCACGGGACACTCGGGAAGGCCGCACATGCCGTCCATCCCCGGCATGGAGTCGTTCAAGGGCGACCTGCTTTGCCACTCGGGCAGTTTTCCCGGCGCCAAGGAGGGCCGCAAGGGCAAGAAGGCGGTGGTCGTCGGCGCATGCAATTCCAGCATGGACATCTGCCAGGATTACGTCGAAAAGGGCTACGACGTGACGATGGTGCAGCGCTCGTCGACCTACGTTATCTCAAGCGAGACCGCCCTGAAGGTTACCCTCGCCGTGCTCTACGAGGAGAACGGTCCGCCGGTAGAGGACAGCGACATCGCAGTTTGGGGCTGGCCCAGTGAGGTGCTCAAATCTCTCCAGGTTGATCTCGCAGCCATCTCGGTGGCGCGCGACAGGGAGATGCTCGATGGGCTGGACAAGGCTGGTTTCAAGATCGACATGGGCCCGTCGGGTGGAGGCCTGTTCATCAAGTATCTAcaaagaggaggagggtacTACATCGATGTGGGTGGGGCAAAGCTAATTATCGACGGCAAGATCAAGGTCAAGCATGGCCAGGAGATTTCGCAGGTGCTTCCCACAGGGCTCAAGTTCGAGGATGGGAGTGAGGTGCAGGCGGATGAGATCGTGTTCGCGACCGGGTACGACAATATGAGGACAACGGCCAAGGAGATTCTTGGGGACGAGCTGCCTGACCAGGTGGGAGATGTCTGGGGATGGGATCAGGAGGGCGAAATGCGGACTATTTGGACGCACAGCGGACACCCAGGTCTTTGGTTCCACGGCGGAAACTTGGCCTTCTGCAGGTACTACTCGAGGCTCGTCGCCCTCCAAATCCTGGCCAGGCTGAAAGGCTTTGAGACTTGATCAGCAGGAAATACCAGGGTGTTAAGATATGGCATGGATTGATTAAAAGAATGTATTGGAAGCCTAGATTTAATTAGAGGAAGAAGCTCTTTACTCCTGGTGAATAGTGAAGTCCTCGTGGTTCTCTTGAGGTGTTGACTCACGACAGATGTTAGAGGAGTGCGACTGCT encodes:
- a CDS encoding polyketide synthase — protein: MAYKTPISEPIAIVGAACRFAGGATTPSRLWQLLEKPMDLSQEIPASRFNVKAFYHPDGEYHGTTNSPKAYFIDQDHRVFDAAFFNISPKEAEAIDPQQRMLLEVVYEALESAGYSLHQYTGEKVAVFAGLMTGDFDSLSQRDELDTSQYYATGNARSILSNRISYFFNFAGPSMTIDTACSSSLVALHQAILSLRSGECKMACVAGANLILTPENFIAESNLHMLSPTGHCRMWDAAADGYARGEGVAAMFIKPLSQALADGDHIVAIIRETGVNSDGRSRGITMPNWEAQSRLIQDTYRRTGLDPEAPEDRCQYFEAHGTGTIVGDPNEARAIEDAFFGQHKSSASDVKLLVGSVKTVIGHTEGAAGLAGLLKVVESMHHGTVPPNLHLDKLNPDVEPYYSHLFVPTSAVAWPDVPVGQPRRGSVNSFGFGGTNAHAIVEQYVPAVHDPIALSYRPGLKTPTPSDRLRGAEHGQVCLPLLLSAPSQKSLVAVAKAYRDHLIQGPAHSIQELAWHTYARQTAFPFRLAVSGLSLSGLVNKLDTLIAESKDYPNADTLGTRARLRDEQPKILGVFTGQGAQWATMSRGLFLSSKVYADTIRSLDAILRTCPEPPSWTLENEIMADAPFSRISEASISQPLCTAVQLALTELLRSLGITFHTVLGHSSGEIAAAYAAGRISLGDAMLIAYYRGLGVDMARGADNARGGMVAVGLSRTEAEELCARPEYLDRLWVAASNAPASTTLSGDVDAVGQVREELTKQGKFARVLFVDTAYHSPRMEGPSAKYVEALKGCGITPLAGNNTIWVSSMLGQGQPSRAELAANYWKENMVRPVLFYEAVAAALDTHGPFDCAIEVGPHPALKSPVMQTVKTVMTVEKASSIIPYSSLLHRKLDDREAFADFLGWMWTHFGSSSPQIRQFVSGSLQPELVNSRVVNTPSYPWNHSQKFYRESRISRQYHFKVDRPHELLGVRTRDDNKHQLRWRNILSYHKLPWAKHHSFQGQALLPASAYLVMTLDAARIALAGRQASVVELRNLEFHSGIILEPDTFGVEILFNLSIEREFPNAIDASFTLTSVIAGGSSDMKKNFSGSLTIALGNPSSDALPARPASRAETLHANPDAFYDMMASTGLVYSSAFRGLQTLERRYNFASGTLKKYHDEDTTSLSISPATLDSCLQTAFVTVSSPGDNAIWGAFLPLEIGCVRFSLATCTIQDRDRDRLVVDAYLTNATPATEQTAASYTADIEIFNPKGDMEIQIQGLTVGCVGLTSAEDDYELYLTTRFDTDPDYEIVSSGPIDQAATNPNLVKSCERVAALYSSQTPTLHHRSLGLWLGQTKTPRPPKPWGAETEETLDSFIRTSPYFVTLDFIRELGKNLPDVLVGMLPAIMEEAHQLVAFQQHVSRVVTQISHKYPRMSVLGLLDTDMGLTEHVLTGLNDSFTSYRLGLEPERNLDARIPLNDPIRRKILVKGIDLNATEPEENSRYDLVLLTSSIIDPQKTASTLRLVGRMMRPGAFLMLVNVSRSPLKDRIRRYAGISTGSDVLPSPPDWPDLLDSCGFGYSMKNGNQYYPPGFSLIIRHSDSTEKISLLNPFANLGHSLLSDRLLVVGGKKKSTALISSSICSALAPRCGGLDQAETLEWVDVEYAASFSAVIILSDVDEPILATMTNKRMEALRALFKPQMTVLWVTHNARFLNPDHAASFGFTRTLAAEVPGLILQMLDLTTADTATASVAITETFARLVKHSLAHRPSGSGPLWINEPEIHLEDGHRLVPRVVPWKEGNNRVNAFRRVVKKTVNTLEKTVRIVESAPSGEHSTYYHIEAEQLGAWVLDMSTGSSQLSHLLMQTMPRNCRYTACKALLGTNRLTSDEKDAYSAKFWDKAVALSLAKAESRETAPAPALTTISDLLRAEEPSPPFCLVDWKSDRLASQTVKPLAGTGLLSPTKTRNPPKTQPNWQTETMAKGINVRFETLDVTSLEQVLELKAKLSETLPPVGGVVNGAMVLEDGVFSQMSLDTFHRVMKPKTIGSRNLDQAFSAADMDFFIMTSSFAAIGGHAGQSNYAAANMYMNGLAASRRRRGLPGSVLNIGVIYGLGFLHREKGCLYQGLEREGYPPISERDIHHMFVEAIVAGKPTGPGRQRAEEEVYDITTGLRRFPASSPTLHWHHDPRFGHLNTRRDDHDDDDDVFSGAPRTVANASTAAGASAAWAAGSHHKNDEGSLRQRLDAATTHDELVDVLEPAFADEAPGSGSVTAEHSIVDLGVDSLAALSMRAWAWKALGQDVAAMKLLSGATVAELCREIAGGILEGRKAARERSEQIGEADDGAAAAAAAAAAVEENGSEVVVATPGSLTTITTASFVSGSVRETTESTAVSVSSNTEENSQVEGRCGRRCCGEVIY